A single genomic interval of Mangifera indica cultivar Alphonso chromosome 5, CATAS_Mindica_2.1, whole genome shotgun sequence harbors:
- the LOC123216783 gene encoding ACD11 homolog protein-like, protein MSTPLDVIVGAFEELAKLLNCEGNRELRLDTFCDACSLVSVLFSCLGLAFKFAEMEYVAKVQNLIQASKTYETLHEILDKDIANNNVKTPGSNSRNLRRVRQGLDLIRALFENFLATNDDSLKEAASTAYAQVCAPYHSWTVRTAAYAGMYTLPFRDQLLLRLNETDESAEKKMKRYVDASIPVIQYIDKLYISRNIKLDW, encoded by the exons ATGTCGACGCCTTTGGATGTGATCGTTGGAGCGTTTGAGGAGCTGGCAAAGTTGCTGAATTGTGAAGGCAATAGGGAGCTCCGGTTGGATACTTTCTGCGATGCTTGTTCTTTGGTTTCTGTTTTATTTAGTTGTCTTGGACTCGCTTTCAAATTCGCTGAGATGGAGTACGTCGCCAAG GTACAAAATCTTATACAGGCATCAAAAACATATGAAACTCTACATGAGATATTGGATAAGGATATCGCAAATAACAATGTGAAAACACCAGGAAGTAATTCACGAAATCTTCGACGAGTTAGGCAGGGTCTTGATCTCATCAGAgctttatttgaaaattttttggcAACAAA TGATGACTCCTTGAAGGAGGCAGCATCAACAGCTTATGCGCAAGTTTGTGCACCCTATCACTCATGGACAGTCAGGACTGCAGCGTATGCCGGAATGTACACTCTTCCCTTCAGGGATCAACTTTTGCTGAGGCTGAATGAAACTG ATGAATCAgcagagaagaaaatgaaaagatacGTTGATGCTTCAATTCCGGTTATACAGTACATCGATAAGCTTTACATTTCTAGGAATATCAAGTTGGACTGGTGA
- the LOC123215328 gene encoding protein NRT1/ PTR FAMILY 3.1-like has translation MITTMDKMEEKSSHVKRQRGGMITMPFIFANEASEKLAVVGFGTNMISYLTTQLHMPLTQAANTLTTFGGTASLTPLIGAFMADSFAGRFWTLTVASIIYQIGMISLTVSAILPQLRPPPCESEQVCQQANTGQLTILYASLLLTALGAGGIRPCVVAFGADQFDETDPKQEGKTWKYFNWYYFCMGASILVAVTVIVYIQDNIGWGWGLGIPSIAMFISIIAFIFGYPLYRKLDPAGSPFTRLIQVSVSAFRKRKLAMVSDPKLLYQNEQLDASISLGGKLLYTEHMKFLSKAAIVTEEDNRKTPNLWRLNTVHRVEELKSLIRMGPIWAAGILLITAYAQQSTFSLQQAKTMDRHLSKSFQIPAGSMSVFTMVSMLSTIALYDRILVPIARKFTGLDRGITFLHRMGIGFVISILATLVAGFLEVKRKNAAFAHGLTDKPHTIIPISVLWLVPQYSLHGIAEAFMSIGHLEFFYDQAPESMRSTATALFWTSISAGNYISTVLVTLVHKFSAGADGSNWLPDNNLNKGKLEYFYWLITLMQVVNLIYYLFCAKMYTFKPLQIHNKETDSEDGVELASKV, from the exons ATGATAACAACAATGGATAAGATGGAAGAGAAAAGCAGCCATGTCAAAAGACAAAGGGGTGGCATGATCACTATGCCTTTCATATTTG CTAATGAGGCCAGCGAGAAGTTGGCCGTGGTAGGTTTTGGCACTAATATGATCAGCTACTTAACAACACAGTTGCATATGCCATTAACACAAGCAGCTAACACTCTCACCACCTTCGGAGGAACTGCAAGCTTGACACCCCTCATCGGAGCCTTTATGGCCGACTCATTCGCCGGCCGCTTCTGGACTTTAACAGTCGCTTCCATCATCTatcaaatt GGAATGATTTCTTTAACAGTGTCAGCAATTCTTCCGCAACTGAGGCCACCGCCGTGTGAAAGTGAACAAGTATGTCAACAGGCGAACACTGGACAGCTCACAATCTTATATGCATCTCTCCTACTTACAGCTCTCGGGGCGGGTGGAATCCGACCCTGTGTGGTGGCGTTCGGGGCTGACCAGTTTGATGAGACAGACCCAAAACAAGAAGGAAAGACTTGGAAATATTTCAATTGGTACTATTTTTGTATGGGAGCTTCCATACTTGTGGCTGTGACAGTGATTGTTTATATTCAAGATAATATCGGTTGGGGGTGGGGCCTTGGTATCCCAAGCATTGCAATGTTCATTTCAATTATTGCTTTCATTTTCGGGTACCCGCTTTACCGAAAGTTGGATCCAGCTGGGAGTCCATTTACCCGCTTGATACAAGTCTCTGTGAGTGCATTTAGAAAGAGAAAGCTGGCTATGGTTTCCGATCCTAAATTGCTGTACCAGAATGAGCAGCTCGATGCTTCCATTTCTCTCGGTGGAAAGCTTCTCTATACTGAACATATGAA GTTTCTCAGTAAAGCAGCGATTGTGACTGAAGAAGACAATCGGAAAACTCCAAATCTTTGGAGACTAAACACAGTCCACCGTGTGGAGGAGTTAAAGTCTCTAATCAGAATGGGGCCAATTTGGGCAGCAGGAATTCTCCTGATCACGGCTTATGCACAACAAAGCACATTCTCCTTGCAACAAGCCAAAACCATGGACAGGCACCTCTCTAAGTCCTTCCAAATCCCTGCTGGCTCCATGTCAGTCTTCACCATGGTCTCTATGCTCTCTACAATCGCTTTATATGACCGCATTTTAGTCCCCATTGCCAGGAAATTCACCGGCCTCGACCGCGGCATCACCTTCTTGCATCGCATGGGGATAGGCTTTGTCATATCAATATTAGCCACTCTTGTTGCCGGCTTCCTTGAAGTGAAGAGAAAGAATGCAGCATTTGCACATGGGCTCACTGATAAACCTCATACAATTATTCCCATCTCAGTGTTGTGGCTTGTGCCGCAGTATAGTCTTCATGGGATAGCTGAAGCATTTATGTCAATTGGTCACTTGGAGTTCTTTTATGACCAAGCACCAGAAAGCATGAGGAGCACGGCTACTGCATTATTTTGGACATCGATTTCAGCAGGGAACTATATTAGTACGGTTTTGGTGACTCTGGTGCACAAGTTTAGTGCTGGAGCTGATGGATCAAATTGGCTGCCGGATAATAACTTGAACAAGGGAAAATTGGAGTACTTCTACTGGCTGATCACATTGATGCAAGTTGTTAACCTTATTTACTATTTGTTTTGCGCCAAGATGTATACTTTTAAGCCCCTTCAGATCCACAACAAAGAAACTGACTCTGAAGATGGAGTAGAGCTTGCAAGCAAGGTTTAG
- the LOC123216782 gene encoding dihydrolipoyllysine-residue acetyltransferase component 4 of pyruvate dehydrogenase complex, chloroplastic-like, with product MASLSSTPFLSKTTISFSSSLSTSLPWKSFPSFSASKPLFSRRRIYTVQSKIREIFMPALSSTMTEGKIVSWIKSEGDVLSKGESVVVVESDKADMDVETFYDGILAAIVVPEGETAPVGAPIGILAETEDEIAEAKAKATSNGVSSSPQAVVPSPPPATSTPAPAISQPEPKKSPETVASGHKKIVATPFAKKLAKQHKVDINSVVGTGPFGRITPEDVEKAAGIEPSKNVAPTTVAAPAVGTPPPRTSTAVPSPIPGSSVVPFTTMQSAVSKNMVESLSVPTFRVGYPIITDALDALYEKVKPKGVTMTALLAKAAAMALVQHPVVNATCKDGKSFTFNSNINIAVAVAINGGLITPVLQDADKLDLYLLSQKWKVLVEKARAKQLQPHEYNSGTFTLSNLGMFGVDRFDAILPPGQGAIMAVGASKPTVVADKNGFFSVKSKMLVNVTADHRIIYGADLAAFLQTFSKIVANPDSLTL from the exons ATGGCTTCTCTTTCTTCCACTCCTTTTCTCTCCAAAACCACCATTTCATTCTCTTCCTCCCTCTCCACTTCTCTCCCATGGAAATCGTTTCCCTCCTTCTCCGCATCAAAGCCTCTATTTTCTCGCCGAAGAATTTACACCGTCCAATCGAAAATCCGCGAGATTTTCATGCCTGCTCTCAGCTCCACCATGACTGAGGGCAAGATTGTTTCTTGGATCAAGTCCGAGGGTGACGTGCTTTCCAAAGGAGAAAGCGTTGTCGTTGTAGAGTCCGACAAGGCCGACATGGACGTCGAGACTTTTTATGATGGAATTCTTGCCGCGATTGTCGTTCCCGAAGGTGAGACTGCTCCTGTTGGCGCGCCGATTGGGATTTTAGCGGAGACTGAGGATGAAATCGCTGAAGCCAAGGCCAAAGCCACGTCGAATGGTGTTAGTTCATCTCCGCAAGCTGTTGTTCCCTCTCCTCCTCCTGCCACTTCCACTCCTGCCCCTGCTATTTCACAACCCGAGCCGAAAAAATCACCGGAGACAGTTGCGAGTGGGCACAAAAAGATTGTAGCCACGCCGTTCGCCAAGAAATTAGCTAAGCAGCACAAAGTGGATATTAATTCAGTGGTTGGAACGGGGCCTTTCGGCAGAATTACTCCTGAAGATGTGGAAAAGGCAGCTGGAATTGAACCTTCTAAGAATGTGGCACCTACTACTGTAGCAGCTCCAGCTGTGGGCACTCCTCCGCCGAGAACTTCGACGGCTGTCCCTTCTCCAATTCCGGGCTCTAGTGTTGTGCCTTTTACGACAATGCAGTCTGCCGTATCGAAGAATATGGTTGAGAGTCTTTCAGTCCCCACTTTTCGTGTTGGATACCCGATAATAACTGATGCTCTTGACGCTCTTTATGAGAAG GTGAAGCCAAAGGGTGTGACAATGACTGCGCTGTTAGCCAAGGCTGCAGCAATGGCTCTTGTTCAGCATCCGGTTGTCAATGCCACCTGTAAAGATGGAAAGAGTTTTACTTTCAATAGTAATATCAACATTGCTGTTGCTGTGGCTATCAATGGTGGCTTGATAACGCCTGTTCTTCAAGATGCAGATAAG TTGGATCTGTATTTGCTATCTCAAAAATGGAAAGTGCTTGTGGAGAAAGCTCGAGCAAAGCAACTTCAGCCTCATGAGTATAATTCAG GGACTTTCACTCTGTCAAATCTGGGCATGTTTGGCGTGGACAGATTTGATGCTATTCTTCCTCCAGGCCAG GGGGCTATCATGGCTGTTGGAGCATCAAAGCCAACCGTGGTGGCCGATAAAAATGGTTTCTTCAGTGTGAAGAGTAAAATGCTG GTAAATGTAACAGCTGATCACCGAATTATCTATGGTGCTGACTTGGCAGCTTTCCTTCAAACCTTTTCAAAGATTGTTGCGAACCCAGATAGCCTGACATTATAG
- the LOC123217375 gene encoding uncharacterized protein LOC123217375 isoform X1, with translation MGLHLLPYGIKNKELQRIGFKKARVNSSLPGTSLASMESLSLPLMQEVVLSADIKCEECQKRIAYIMSRLKETESVLINVQEKKVTLTCTYTGVLKLSSKEVASVHRNPLGLANRIATIKRIFRSSCS, from the exons ATGGGATTGCACTTGTTACCTTACGGGATTAAGAACAAGGAGCTTCAAAGAATTGGGTTCAAAAAGGCAAGGGTCAACTCATCACTTCCAGGAACTTCCCTTGCTTCAATGGAATCCTTATCTTTGCCTCTG ATGCAGGAAGTTGTTCTCTCTGCAGATATAAAGTGTGAGGAGTGTCAGAAAAGAATAGCTTATATAATGTCAAGACTCAAAG AGACAGAGTCTGTGTTGATTAATGTGCAGGAGAAGAAGGTAACACTCACGTGTACATATACTGGTGTTCTGAAGTTATCCAGTAAGGAAGTTGCTAGTGTACACAGAAATCCTCTAGGTCTAGCCAACAGAATCGCCACGATCAAGCGGATATTTCGTTCATCCTGCAGCTAA
- the LOC123217375 gene encoding uncharacterized protein LOC123217375 isoform X2: MGLHLLPYGIKNKELQRIGFKKARVNSSLPGTSLASMESLSLPLMQEVVLSADIKCEECQKRIAYIMSRLKGEEGNTHVYIYWCSEVIQ; encoded by the exons ATGGGATTGCACTTGTTACCTTACGGGATTAAGAACAAGGAGCTTCAAAGAATTGGGTTCAAAAAGGCAAGGGTCAACTCATCACTTCCAGGAACTTCCCTTGCTTCAATGGAATCCTTATCTTTGCCTCTG ATGCAGGAAGTTGTTCTCTCTGCAGATATAAAGTGTGAGGAGTGTCAGAAAAGAATAGCTTATATAATGTCAAGACTCAAAG GAGAAGAAGGTAACACTCACGTGTACATATACTGGTGTTCTGAAGTTATCCAGTAA